The Pontiella agarivorans genome window below encodes:
- a CDS encoding nucleotidyltransferase family protein: protein MKPTLLIMAAGMGSRYGGLKQLDPVGPNGETLLEYSIYDAIQAGFGKVVFVIRHDFEDEFKKQIGSKFTDKIEVQYAFQSLENLPARFTVPEGRTKPWGTGQAVLAAKDLINEPFCVQNADDFYGAEAYQTIATGFQSLEKPESCMVGYRLKNTLSPHGSVSRGVCKIENGYLAEVNERTEIITNAAGTVQYIENGAATDMTGNEIVSMNFWGFAPEFFQTLEERFIEFLKVKGGELKSEWYIPDIVTRMMNNGETKIKILSSDAQWFGVTYPEDRPAVVKALKKMHDSGIYPPKLWG, encoded by the coding sequence ATGAAACCGACGCTACTGATTATGGCCGCAGGCATGGGCAGCCGCTATGGCGGGCTCAAACAGCTCGATCCCGTGGGACCCAACGGCGAAACTCTGCTCGAATATTCCATCTACGACGCCATCCAGGCCGGATTCGGAAAAGTGGTTTTCGTGATCCGACACGATTTTGAAGATGAATTCAAAAAACAGATCGGCAGCAAATTCACCGATAAAATCGAGGTTCAATACGCCTTCCAATCTCTGGAAAATCTGCCCGCCAGATTCACCGTGCCCGAAGGCCGCACCAAACCCTGGGGCACCGGACAGGCGGTGCTCGCCGCAAAAGATCTGATCAACGAACCCTTCTGCGTACAGAATGCCGACGATTTTTACGGCGCCGAAGCCTACCAAACTATCGCCACCGGTTTCCAATCTCTGGAAAAACCCGAAAGCTGCATGGTCGGCTACCGCCTGAAAAACACCCTGTCGCCCCACGGCTCCGTTTCGCGCGGCGTCTGCAAAATCGAAAACGGCTATCTCGCAGAAGTCAACGAACGTACTGAAATCATCACCAACGCCGCCGGCACCGTTCAATATATTGAAAACGGCGCGGCCACCGATATGACCGGCAACGAAATCGTCTCCATGAACTTCTGGGGATTCGCGCCGGAATTCTTCCAAACCCTGGAAGAACGGTTCATCGAATTTCTAAAGGTTAAAGGCGGCGAACTGAAATCCGAATGGTACATCCCCGACATCGTCACCCGCATGATGAACAACGGCGAAACCAAAATTAAGATTCTCAGTTCCGATGCCCAGTGGTTCGGCGTCACCTACCCCGAAGACCGCCCAGCCGTCGTCAAAGCACTCAAAAAAATGCACGACAGCGGAATTTATCCCCCCAAACTATGGGGATAA
- a CDS encoding lysophospholipid acyltransferase family protein, producing MPTFKIIRRTLRKPLETFSFRIGTLLIPLFPRILMIAIYHIAGTVTYYVAKRERTIGLANLNAVFGSSKTPAEKKHILIQSLISFTRTMGDIFWFSLFTQTRTKKYQQFVPEDGPYFEKRAHIIITAHAGNWELIGLESGLRGIDVASVAAVTKNRGVDIQLNTLREKTGMTIIPREGATRTLISRFRNKGKAAFVLDQNTAEKDGGIWVNFLGMPTPVSSAPAHLSYRTGTDIIFAFSQPVKGGCYEAHTGPVITPPSFDKQADQKEIVKQLTQQIMDVISTQIRNHPETWLWSYKHWKQIKPGTDPALYPDYT from the coding sequence ATGCCCACATTTAAAATCATTCGCAGAACCCTTCGAAAACCGCTGGAAACCTTTTCCTTCCGCATCGGCACCCTTCTGATCCCGCTCTTTCCCCGGATCTTAATGATTGCGATCTACCATATCGCCGGGACCGTCACCTATTATGTTGCCAAACGGGAACGCACCATCGGACTGGCCAACCTCAATGCCGTATTTGGCAGCTCCAAAACGCCCGCCGAAAAAAAGCACATCCTCATTCAATCCCTTATCAGCTTCACGCGGACCATGGGCGACATCTTCTGGTTTTCCCTTTTCACCCAAACCCGCACCAAAAAATATCAGCAGTTTGTTCCCGAAGACGGACCGTATTTTGAAAAACGCGCCCACATCATCATCACCGCCCACGCCGGAAACTGGGAACTGATCGGCCTGGAAAGCGGATTACGGGGCATCGATGTCGCCAGCGTCGCCGCCGTCACCAAAAACCGCGGGGTCGACATACAGCTGAACACCCTGCGCGAAAAAACCGGCATGACCATCATTCCCCGCGAAGGCGCCACTCGCACGCTCATCAGTCGATTCAGGAACAAAGGGAAAGCCGCATTTGTGCTCGATCAGAATACCGCGGAAAAAGACGGCGGCATCTGGGTCAACTTCCTCGGCATGCCCACACCGGTCTCCTCCGCCCCCGCGCACCTCTCCTACCGCACCGGCACCGACATCATCTTTGCCTTCAGCCAACCCGTAAAAGGCGGTTGCTACGAAGCCCATACCGGCCCCGTCATCACCCCCCCGTCTTTTGACAAACAGGCCGACCAGAAAGAAATCGTCAAACAACTCACCCAGCAGATCATGGACGTCATCAGCACGCAGATCCGCAACCACCCCGAAACCTGGCTCTGGTCGTACAAACACTGGAAACAGATCAAACCCGGCACCGACCCCGCCCTCTATCCCGACTACACCTAA